GTTTGTATATCATTGGTATGCCTTGTAAACTACTGAATGGCTAAACGCTGCTTAAAATCTGGATTTCACAGTGCCAGTGGCGACATTCCTGACGGCAGTTGTCTGTGGCACAGACAAATTAAGGTGTGACGTGTTCTTGAACATGCTGCTGGTCAGTGTTGGAGTCGTCATTTCCTCATATGGGGAAATTCATTTTAACGTGCTGGGTACAGCTTATCAAGTTATGGGGATGTTTGGTGAGGCTCTCAGGCTGGTCTTAACACAAGTTCTTCTTCAAAAGAAGGGCTTAACATTAAATCCTATCACCAGCTTATATTACATAGCACCTTGCAGGTATCTTATTCTCACATATCCGGAACCTTTAAATAGGAGTTCTATTTATGAGTTTAACATGTTGATTCAAGCACGAATGGTGCTTATATGGTGTTCTGGTCTTCAAGCTCTCAGGCTATGCCTACTTTACTCctatgaataaaattctcttattacttataaaaaaaaaaaaaaaaaattataactatctTAACCTCGTTAGGAGTTAAAGCCCAGCTGACTGGAGGATTCACGAATCCTTTTTTGcaatttattcaatttaaagccatattattttatctttattaCATACCTGGCAATCATGCACCTCCTAACtgcttttatgtcatttttgcCCTTCCTGGGCCTTTTTTGATCCTTAAACTCTGATCACTCATATGCATCCCTGTATATGCAGGTCTTTATTAACCATTACTCTGAATTGTTCCCTGGTGGCTCTtgacctttttatttatttatttatttatttttatcacttaCTGATATTTCGTTATTGCTATTATATTGAAAATGATGGGATTCAGCAATTTATTCATGGCACTCCCTTGGACTGTGCTATCATCATGCATTGTCCTTTGGCTTGCATGTCTTTATTTGAACTTTGAGGAAAGTCCAATCCAGCAACAACATCATggaaaagaatattttaggagtttgaaaaaaaaaattaaacttcttGTGGATATGCTTCCAGATAAATCAATTGACATGCAATGTGGGGgaacaattttaaattatttatgctGTTTGCATAAATTACTGATTCTCACCCTCTGTCGTGTGCAGctttgtctttttgtttgttcCTTGGTATTTTCTGGAGAAGCCTGTAATGGAAGTTTCACAGATTCAGTTCAATTTTTGGATATTCTTCTCAAACGCACTTTGTGCTCTAGCTTtgaacttttcaattttcttagtAATTGGGAGAACCGGAGCTGTAACCATCCGTGTTGCGGGAGTTTTGAAAGACTGGATACTCATTGCCCTTTCAACTGCTCTATTTCCCGAGTCTATTATCACAAGCCTCAATATAATTGGTTATGCCATAGGTACATTGTTGGTTTGCTattagttttaacttttaaaacttTGTAGTAGGTACTTAATGACCTACTGAACTTCTTCCATCTTGCTGCAGCTCTCTGTGGGGTCATCGTGTATAACTACTTGAAGGTCAGAGATGCTCGTACATCTCAACTTTCTCCCGAGAGTCTCCCAGATGGTGTGATAAAGGTCAATATTCTATGCtattcttgtaatattttaggtTGAgtgatctcattttctttcctaaTTTATGACTTACTCCTAGGAATTCTATAAAGTTTTCCCCGGCATTTGATGATACTTTGCAAGGACCAGTACGTTGATGACCATCTTAGAAAACTAATGTCTGCCATGGCGAGTGACCTCCCATCTTATTTCCCATTCTTCAATCGTATGAAGGTTATTGCCTAGGAGCAAGCATAATCTTTAGATTGCTACCTCCAACTAAGCATCCACTTTAAAACTCTGGCTATCTGATTGAACTGACTTTACATTGGCAAGTTTTGTTAAAAGAGGAAGATTAAGTCGTGGAACGATggttattttatgttttggttaaaggAAAGATGTAAAAATTATCTAGTGCTAAGCAGTTCTTGAATGGTTGGTTATACAATTCAAGTTATTATCTAGTTATCTTCGTTTTGTCTCCAAACAATGCAGGAGTTGAAGATGGAGAGGAAGGCATCTGATATATATGTCCCCAATGGTGAGGCGAACAACGGTAGTGGAAGGATTGCTTCTCTTCCTGGCTCAGATGTGGATGAAGAAGCTGCTTTGATTCCTCACTCGAGGGTGTCTCATCTTGGGAGAAGCCCGCTTAGTAGCCATACATCCTAGAAGCAGAGAAAGAATTGCTAGAAAGTAGCCAGTCAAAGTACCAAGTCCCTCCTTTTCTTCAATGtggaaattataaatttttcactGAACATCTTTATATACGAGTGTATACTGATTTATTGTAAAGATTTTGTTTGTTTCATCCTAGATCCTATGTGGTAGaggagaaaaatgaataaatatggaaGGAAAATGGACTGGATCAGAGTTGGTAGGGTAGGGTAGGGGggtataaataataattttttaaacaaaatacccATCAAAACAAACGTAAcgagatatataattaatttttttatattaacaaaaataaattatttaaaatacatcGAATCAATTAAtagaagagtaatgctatatgtatttatagttttacttacatttttacttataagatttattttattagtatttttttaaaatttaaaatttaaaatttaaattttattattttcaacgtATCGTGATACTGATACGTATAGaagtaaatattttgtaaatttattttataagtacatttagcatttttattaatataattacgTTCTCTCTACTGCTTTCGATGCTGCATAAAGAGGTGCAGACTGATCTGCCGTAAAAGATGCTCCATATGTCCTGTTGCTAGGGCAAGTCGAGCGACGtgtcttctaaaaaaaataaaaaataaaaattatctgtAAGTGGGCTTAGAGGCCCGTTTGAACTTTGCAGCGAGTAGTCCTGGTGGGCCCCTTCCGAAGAATATGGTTCTAATTTGCCCGCACCACACCCTAGAGACTCAGAAAATTAGTTTACGCAGGCCTAcctagagaaagagaaaaagaaagaaggaagaagaggagggtttactattctagagagagagagagagaagaagacacAAAGAAAGTAAGTGATATATGCTATCTTGTGCCGCTATCTAGCTTCCGCCGAGAATGGTCGGAGATGTGAACGGAAGCGGAGCCAGCGCAACGACGTCTTCTTCGTCGGCGTTGGCGGAAACTCAGTACGTTGGAGCGAAGACGTCCGTGTGGTGGGACATAGAGAACTGCCAGGTTCCCAAGGGCTGCGACCCGCACTCGATCGCTCAGAATATCAGCTCTGCGCTCATTAAGATGAACTACTGTGGCCCCATCTCCATCTCCGCCTATTGCGACACCACTCGCATCCCCGCCACTGTCCAGCACGCGCTCTCCAGCACCGGTATCGCCCTCAACCACGTCCCTACCGGTATTCTTTCCTCCGCCCTTAACCCTAGTCTATTTCTACGTATGAGTTCTTCCACGATTCTGATTTTGATTGTTGGAGAATATATTCTTTCTAATCATTCACGATCTCGATTTTCTTGTGAGCTGATTGCGTTTCTTGCATCgttttttcatttcttcgtATTAATATCTGTACTAAGCATTTGGTTTCTTTCCGCCCTTTTGAGTTTAAAATTAACTACGTGCGCGTGATTTATTTGGCACCTATTATGCAAGTCTTTAGCATTTCTGCCACTTTGTTATCGATTCATGTAACTATGCATGTCATGGCTTAGCTTAACTAGTTTATCCTAAAATCTCGTTTTACGTTTGATTAAAGTCTCATTGATAATTCTTAAAATTGTACTTCCGTTTCATTTTGGGGTGAACCCTGATGTTGCAAATTAGGGTTAGGATTGTTTGTTCTGCGATGGtgctctttaatattttcatcgATTTTTCATTTACTATGTTGATTTGAATTTTCTATAGATGTGCGTGTGCTCAATTAAGGTCATAGATGATTAAGTCTTTATTATTCGTTATTTAACTGCTAACTTAATTAGCAGGCGTTGATTTCAtatattctttttcttgttttccagGCACCCATGATTTGTTCAGTAATTGTTTTCCAGAATATTTGTAATTGTTGCAAATTCACATGGATCATTTGGTCCTTGGCTGtttctttgcatttcttttcttttttaataagtcaGTGAATTTTCTTTCCTAACTATTGCAAACCTATTGTTATATATTTCCCCATTTGACAGACTATAATCTATGATTGTCAGATCTTTGCATGTGTATTTGTTTATGTTGACACGTTATGGTATGCAACAGGTGTAAAAGATGCAAGTGATAAGAAGATTTTAGTTGATATGCTGTTCTGGGCAGTGGACAACCCTGCTCCTGCAAACTTCATGCTAATTTCTGGTGACAGGGATTTCTCTAATGCACTCCATCAACTACGCATGAGGAGATATAATATTCTTCTAGCGCAACCTCATAAAGCATCTGCACCTCTCATTGCTGCGGCAAAATCTGTATGGCTCTGGACCAGCCTCTCTGCTGGAGGATCCCCTCTTTCGAGTGGTGAGTCATCACAGATTGCAGCGATTGCTAATGGTCACCATACCTCTAATCATGAAACGTTGCAATACCAAGTTTCTGATCCTGTTCAATTAAGCCAAACTAGTATGTTTGTCAATTCTGAAAATCAAAGGCCTGTCAGTGGTGGGAGGGTTggtgatataaaaaataaaggaaaatctaGTCGAAAAACCGTAAATCAGCCAAACATACCAAGGGCCTCAAGCGTGCCAGTGTCGATTCAAGAGAGTAGAAACAACAATTATCCTTACCAACCAGATTATACAGAAGCAAAGCAGTTGAAGAAAGCCCCACATGAATTCTTTGGTAGCAGTGAGCCTGTAATCCCTGCAAGTCGGTCTACACCAAATTTCTTTCCTGGCAGTTCTGACCCTTCAGGGAGTAATGGCAATAATTTCTTAGGAAATCCACAAAATCAATATCCTCATTCTTTGAGGCCGAACAACCCCCATATGCAACCTTCTTTTGGACCGGAGAATTCGCATCATCCAAATTTTCATGGTCATGGTTTTCGCCCAATTCGACCTGATGGCCCTGGATATTTTCCAGCTCCACACATGAATATGCCCGATTTGGGTAGGTTAAATATCCCAGAATACCCCAGCTATGTTCCCCCTCCTAATGGCCAGCACAGAAGTGGAGAAGAATTTAGGCCTAACTCTACTGAATCTCCATATTCAGCTCGTATAAATGCACAACAAAAAGGCCATAGCCTGCAGGGTGGCCAGGCATTTCATCCTGATGCTATGAACCACAGGTATCCTCGCGGTTCTGGATATTCCCAATCTGTATCCTCTCCAATGAATGCTGTTCCTAACTATGGTGGCTGGGGATCTCAAGGATGTTCACCACCTTCTGACTATGTGCAAGGCCTTATTGGTGTCATCCTACTTGCATTAAACACCctgaaaactgaaaaaattaTGCCTACTGAAGCAAACATAACTGATTGCATACGCTATGGAGATCTGAAACATCGCGATACTGATGTAAAGAAGGCCTTGGATTACGCAATTGAGCAAAATATGGTAGTGAAACAGAACCTAGGTGCAGTGCAGCTGTATGTTGGTAAAAATGGAAAATTATGGAAGTGCGTGAACCCTATAGGTGGTAATCCTATGCACTACTCAAAATCAACATGGGATGGCATACAGAAGTTTCTTACTTCCTCAGCTGGCAGATCAAAGATGATGGCTTCTCAATGCAGGTAGAggtgtttgataattcttttgCTACTTTGTTTTCCGCGATTAGTGAATTCTAACTGATAAACTATTTGATTTATGAAGATATGAAGCAGCTTTGACCTTAAGGAAAGAATGCTTAGAAGAACATGCTTTTGCTTTGGGTGATGTTCTCCAGATCTTGAATATGGTCATTTCCGTGAAGAGATGGATTATTCATCATCACTCGGGATGGCAACCGATTACCATTATTCTTCCAGAGACTTAAACTGATATAGCTATCGAAACTGGTCCTTGATCAATATAAGATCAGTTTAACTGGTCCTTGATCAATATAAGATCAGTTTTGGCACCAAAATATTGGCGCCTTAAGATGGTTAGAGGTATCATCATTAAGTTGGACCTCATGACTGGAGGAACACAGGTCACTTTTGAAAGTAAGTAGGGATCGGCTATTCGTTTCACAGTTTTATTTGCTGGAAGTAGCTGGCATCTATAGAATGAAAACTCTCTTTGGGGTCACCTACTAGACTGCTCAATTTCCTACAGCCTGGTGGCTATAAGATGCTCTCTGCGccctagttatttttttaaaacaagctTTGCACCCAAATTAATGGGTCTATTCCTTAATTAGAGATACTACTTCCTAGGTCTTGTTTCTTAAAAGTGTAGTATTTTAAGAGAAATGCACCAgggaagagaaaacaaaaacaaaaaaagaagaaggaaaacctTGTAAGCAAATTTCGTAGCCGTGGATATATGATACTTTTATTATAGCCAGCATAATTAGGTTATGCTGGTTTGTTGTGGTATAAGGGCCTTTAATGCAAGTTTTATTGAAGACGTGCCATAGTTCTGTTGAAGGGTTATGAGATGACCGTGACGACATGGAGGAGTTTAGCGGTTCATTTAAAAGACTACAGAAAAGTTCAAAGCGAATGAGATGAAGCAACTCCATAGACATCAAAGAAGCATACAAGGTATGGATGGTGGCTGGTATTGGTCTTTGAAGTGTGAGAAGAAAGC
This genomic window from Carya illinoinensis cultivar Pawnee chromosome 7, C.illinoinensisPawnee_v1, whole genome shotgun sequence contains:
- the LOC122316754 gene encoding probable sugar phosphate/phosphate translocator At3g17430, which encodes MMVSRQHLLTYIYLLVYIVLSSGVILYNKWVLSTKYFNFPYPITLTMIHMGFSGAVAFFLIRIFKVVSPIKMTFKIYATCVVPISAFFASSLWFGNTAYLYISVAFIQMLKALMPVATFLTAVVCGTDKLRCDVFLNMLLVSVGVVISSYGEIHFNVLGTAYQVMGMFGEALRLVLTQVLLQKKGLTLNPITSLYYIAPCSFVFLFVPWYFLEKPVMEVSQIQFNFWIFFSNALCALALNFSIFLVIGRTGAVTIRVAGVLKDWILIALSTALFPESIITSLNIIGYAIALCGVIVYNYLKVRDARTSQLSPESLPDGVIKELKMERKASDIYVPNGEANNGSGRIASLPGSDVDEEAALIPHSRVSHLGRSPLSSHTS
- the LOC122315811 gene encoding uncharacterized protein LOC122315811, giving the protein MVGDVNGSGASATTSSSSALAETQYVGAKTSVWWDIENCQVPKGCDPHSIAQNISSALIKMNYCGPISISAYCDTTRIPATVQHALSSTGIALNHVPTGVKDASDKKILVDMLFWAVDNPAPANFMLISGDRDFSNALHQLRMRRYNILLAQPHKASAPLIAAAKSVWLWTSLSAGGSPLSSGESSQIAAIANGHHTSNHETLQYQVSDPVQLSQTSMFVNSENQRPVSGGRVGDIKNKGKSSRKTVNQPNIPRASSVPVSIQESRNNNYPYQPDYTEAKQLKKAPHEFFGSSEPVIPASRSTPNFFPGSSDPSGSNGNNFLGNPQNQYPHSLRPNNPHMQPSFGPENSHHPNFHGHGFRPIRPDGPGYFPAPHMNMPDLGRLNIPEYPSYVPPPNGQHRSGEEFRPNSTESPYSARINAQQKGHSLQGGQAFHPDAMNHRYPRGSGYSQSVSSPMNAVPNYGGWGSQGCSPPSDYVQGLIGVILLALNTLKTEKIMPTEANITDCIRYGDLKHRDTDVKKALDYAIEQNMVVKQNLGAVQLYVGKNGKLWKCVNPIGGNPMHYSKSTWDGIQKFLTSSAGRSKMMASQCRYEAALTLRKECLEEHAFALGDVLQILNMVISVKRWIIHHHSGWQPITIILPET